The Pochonia chlamydosporia 170 chromosome 3, whole genome shotgun sequence genome contains the following window.
TTGCGGTTCCTGGTTGAATGCCTGTTCCTCGGCTTTCATGTCCTTGTCTAGACCTGCTTGCACGGCGGCAATTGGATCCGGCTCATCTTCCTGCGCTTTGAGGCTCTCGAATATTTCGGCGGTTTGAAACGGCGACGAGGACCAAATTATGCGGAGTTTGGGAAATGCGAGTGTCAAGAGGACTAGTTTTGATTGTAGATCGGAGGAGACGTTTGTGGGGGCAACGCTGCTTAGACTGCCGGACAGATCGGCAAATGGCTCGAGTGTAAATGATTTATTTTGGTCGAATTCAATGAGTAGCATGGGCGACTTGTAGTGCTGGAACATAGTCTCGGCTTGCGTGTACAGACGGCCGTCTTTGaaggaggagatgagatCGCTGATGGATTTGCGCTCGACGCAAATGTTGGGCGAAAGGATGTAGTCGCCGACTGTGAGCATACAGGGGACAATGATGATGGATCGTCCGTGGAGGAGGGATGGCAGTGAGGAACGGAACTCTCGAACGTCGACTACCACGCGGGGTGGTTGCGCTGTGGCAGCTAGTCGGCCGCCGCCTGCGATTCTGGTGTTGACTGTGCGGAGGAATGCCTCTTGCGGGTCTTCAATGCCGTGAGGATCGACGGTTATGACGAGGGACATGCTTGCTCGttccttgatgagcttggtgAAGGCGTCTTTTTCTCGACGCACGGAGGACAGGTAGCGCTGTTCTTCGACGGAGCCGCCGTAATACATGAAGTATACGCGGACGTTTCTGTCATTGTGCGACGAGCGGTACACTTCTACTCTTCTGATGAAGGACGCGTCTGGTTCGTACATGATGATGTATCGCGGCTTGACTTCTTCGAGGACGTGCTCGTCTTGGTCGCCGTCATAGGCGTGCACCACAATCAAGTCTTGCATTTCGTAGAGCTGGTAGTAGtcgtccatgtcgtcgaGCGGGTCGGCGATAATGTCATCCTTTTGCtgtgcttcttcttcggtgaTTTGGACTTCGGCCATGAGATCAGCCACCTCGCCTGGCTTCTCAAAGTACTGTGCAATGATGCCCGTTTCTGTTCTTCCGGCAGAGACACCAATGTTACCTCCGCCGCGGACTCGTCTGCGCTTGTTGGTCGGTGGTTTGCCGCGACCCATGCCTCCGTGGCCGGGACGAGAGTCGGCTGCACTGTTGAGAGCCTTTTGATTCTCGGAGAAGAGGGTTGCGCTGACTTGGGCAAATTGTCTCTTCCAGGTCAGGTAGCTGCGTAGACGCCTTCTCAGCATGAATGCTGCTGACGGTTTGTgggcatcttcttcttctgcatcatcGTCCTTTACGGCGGGTTTCGGCTGTGTGACTCTGGGCTTCACATGCATTGTTTGCAAGTAGTCCCGGAGTTGTCTGCAGGTGTCGGTATTGGAGCACATGATCAAGATTGTGCCGTTAGAGTCGTCTCTGGCAGGCGGCTCAAAGTATAGGTCTCTGTCAATCTCTTCAAGCACTTCAGCAAGTAGTGCCCACTTTGGCAGTTCTTCGAGAACTGGTCGCAAGGAGTCAATGTTATCGCCGCTTTGCGAGATTGATTTTGCACTGGCCGAGTATACCCTCCTCCGTGCGGTGTCAAATATGGTTTGTGCAGCATCCAAAAACAGCCATGGCGATTGATTTTGCCTCGTTGATCCTGGTGGAGGTGAATGAGCAGCATGGATTGtgtcaagatgctgcagaaatgACACGGCATCGTAAGCCAGGACCGACGTCAGGAGACCTCGCAGCACCGTCAGGTCGTTTACGATTTGCTTTGTTTTCCAGCTTACCCGATGCCAGTTGGGATCTAGCTGTCGCCGTACCATGACATCAAAGTTCTTCATCAAGGCACTATCGAGATTCCAGTCATCCATTTCCAGGCCAGAGTTGCCCTTTTTCAGCTCGTGAATGCTGACCTCGACACATTCCATGATTGCATTTTGAATGTCCTTCATTGAATCCGTCATGGGGACTTCCAACTCGATGACTTcggctttcttcttcccttcaaGGGATTGCGCCACGGTGACGTGGAATCTCGGCCACAGAGACGCCTTTTTCAAGAACAAATTTCGCATCATTGTTGACAGGGGCGAGAACCCCGTAGTAAAGGGGTCTGGATTGTCGGCAAAGGCTTTTAAAAATCCaatcttgttcttctggCGATAGACTCTGAGGATAAAGGCCTCGAGTGCAGTGGCGATGACTCGATCAGCGTGAAGCACGACCATGCCAGTTATAGACTCTGGATCCAGGAGGCCGGTGAGAAGGTCAACGACCAGAATACGTGACGTGATGCTGAATATGCCACCTCCAGCATACATCTTTTCCCGTGCACCAACGCTTTGGAAATCAGTATTCACCACGGTGAGACCACGGGCTTTGGGGGCAGCACTAATGGCGGCGTGCTCGGCCAGTGCCTCGCCAATCCATCCATTTTCACGGTCCTCAGCGCCTACAATGACTATCAGATTATTTCCAGCTGCGTCATATGAATGAAGCAGGTTTGTGACGAGGCGCATCAATCCCAAGCCACGGGCGAGCACGACGAGCTCATCTTCTGTGCGCAACTCTTGGAAGAGGTGCTGCTGATACTCCTGCGGCGCATGGGTCAGAGAGAGCTGGCATTATAGCCAATGGAGGGGAATGGAGAGTGCAGCAGGGCATACCAGGGGTAAGGAGAGCTTAACCGGCTGAGCACCATTGCTTCCAGACATGCGGACAATGGTGGGCGAAGTCAGGTGCAGCGAGTtgagttgaagttgggaGGAGGATTGTTTGCTGATGGTGCTGAGATGGACCGGAACGTGAAGTCAAAGTTGtagctgatgatgatggccacAGAAGATAAGTGGGTCTGCCCATGCAGCCTGGCCCTTCCAACGCCACACTGTCTGGTCGGTCCGTCTGGTGTCCCTGATCAATGTACCTAAGTACGGAGCACTACTCCGTCTTGACCGAGTCGAGATCAAACGCTTCACTCATCGTCCAGGATGCATGTGTTCAACGGAACAGAGAACAGACCTCCGTGGCGGCATCCGGGGGGTGTGGATGAGCCGGCATGCACGAATTATGGAGTCGGAGCCGGGGCCCATGCtggtggttcaatgttcccacTTGACCATtgacctccatgtccctcgTACCTGCCCCTGGGGTTATGGCTGTGGTCGACACGGAGTTTTGCTGCACATGACCGTCCGCTCCGTTTTGAACTTTAGTTAAGTCGAATGCtgggtgaagttgatgtcCATTTTGCATTTTGGCGTCGTACAAAGCATGTATGAGGATCGACTTACTCTTACGCCCATGTCATGTCCCTTCACCCCTCCCTGCACGCGATGGGTTAAAGTATTTGGGAAAACAGAATGAAGCGCCAGAGATGTGGTGTACCTAGTAGTTGGACATATGAAGTGCTGAGGtacagtacctaggtacgtagATGTATCCTTGACTTTGGTTACCAGGCCGAATTGCCTGGATTCccggtcaagtcaagtccttcTTGCCCTTAAGTTGGACTGGTGAACGACTGCAAGTTCTCCAAGttggacttgactgactGCAAGTTCTCCAAGTTGGACTTGACTGACCTCAGTGCCTGCATGTGGCGGCATTTGAAGTGGCACACGTCAACTTGAGGCAACATTCAACATTCATGGCAAACGACCCCCTTGGTCACTTTCCAGATGGGCTTCCCCGGTAAGTTACCTTGGTACTTAAGTATGAGACGTTGCTCACCACATGGGTCCTGTTCGTGCAACCAGACCCAGCCAGTTCTGTTTGACCTCTGCTGCACTGGCTTCAGCCCAGCATGCAGGATTAAAGTTGAGTCTGTACGGCAGACACCCCCAGACACCCCCAGACACCCCCAGATCCACCAACCAGACGGTTGACCTTTGGACCCATTCGTCAGGATCTTCACCGATTCCCTGCATTTGActtcaaacattgaacttttCTTGTCCTGCCCGCAGCTGCGGTTATTTTATCTTGTAGCCCACTGAGAGCCAGGctgcaccagccagcaggGATCACCGGCTGTTCATTGATCCCAGTGCCTGGCAACTGCATGACAGGTTTACTACCGGCCAGCCTTGGACCAACCACACCTCGTCAAAAGGTCAATCATACAATTGTTGAGAATGCTGTGAACCACCCCCTGAAAGCGAACCAGACCCCATGTCAACAGGGGTCTGGTTCGCTTTCTGTGCGGCTGCGGATTCAATTCATTTCTTTTCCGCCGTTGCGAGCTGTGGGAGAAATAAATCATGTAGTCCTTGTACCATTTCCTATAGACTCGTCGCCTTACATCCCGCCAGTCTCCCAAGTAAATATAAATATCATCTCCTTTGCTCTGTGTATCATGTTCTGTTTGTGAAGACCATACGTAAATGATTCTATACTTCTTTCCCAGCTGTACGTTGTACTGCCATTTAGTCTTTTCGTCTCTACTGTTCCCACCCACTTACACCAGACCTCGTCGCATCctcaacatggacaacaACTCATCAGCATCTAAGCATGTCAACGCTACTGCTGTGAATAGGTCAGACGCTCTTATCTttcttgatgttgttcaCTCGAGACTTATGTTGTCATAGGGTTAAAGATGCCTATACAACGGCCGAAACAGGATCTAAACGGCTCACGTGCACTCGACTTGCTATGTGGCTCAACGACACCGCCGAGGCGAGATCTGTTGTGACAATTGCTCAGCAATCAAATTTACCAGAGAGTCAGGGCCAAGAGTCACAGAAGGGTGGTCGGTCCGGTCGTTGACTTATACATACTGATGCTTCTACATGGCATGCCCTGGCATCTCTACGAGTCAAAAATGACGACTTGATATAATTACTGGTATATATAAACAAAAATGTTTAAAAATTTGAAGTGGAATACAGACATACTCTGCACGCCTCTTATACAACTTCACTTCACCCAAGAGGCGGTTCTGATACTGTGGGCATCCTGTACCTTGTTGCAGTTTAGTACAAGTTGGTGTATATTTTGTCAAACTGGGATATACATTGTCAATGCTTGGACATAGCCTGATTTCACTCTGTATGCCTATCTCACTACGTCTGCACCAGTGCAAGTCACGTACGAGAAGTAAGCTTGCCCAACTCAGGTGTAGCCACTTACATGGGGATAGCTAGGATAAAGAACACCTTCTTTTCAATTGACGACAACTTgaataaaataaaaataagaagaaagaaaacaacCTCTTCACATTGCTCCGTCAGAACAAGTGAGTCACTCTTCATCAGCACAGAATGCCTCGATGTACCTAAAAGCCGTGTGCTCCGCGCCCAGCACAACCGTTTCGCCCGCGCCActcaacttcctcaaccCATAACGTAGAAATATGCCAGCCATTCTCGCAATATCAATAACATCTATATTTGAGCCCACATCAATAGCTTCCTTTCGAAACGTCTCCCAAAATAAGTCTCGCAAGGCTAAATGATTGCTGTGATAATGCCAGCCCGTGGAGTTCATGTACCCCAGCACATTCTCGAGACCCCATAAATCCATGCCAAATGGGAGGACTTTGGCCTCAGACCAGCCAACAATTCCAGTGATATGACCGGTAGGGGGGTCAGTGAGGATTTTCAACGCACTAATTTCTCCGTGGTTGAGGACCAGGGGGTACTTTTCTGTGAAGAGCAGTGGCAGACCGTTGATCACGTATCGCAAGTTTCTGGTGAATCGAGGGGGGAGGTTTTCTGAGAGAAGCTGAAACTTTTGTTGGTAGTTATTGTGTATAGCTTGAAGGGTATCAGTGGAGAGAGTCTGTCTCTTGTTCCAGGAACGAGCATAGTATCTGTGACAGCGTTAACTAGTATACAAGACAGTATATTTCTCTTCGTCTCATACCTTGCAAGGTCAGCTACGGTATTGGCATGCTGCGGAGAAGACTCCGACGTGGGACCAACCGCAACTTGATACTGTGATTGTGCTTCAATGTAAACCCTGCCAGGAATTTTGTTCAAAGCATAGACGAAAAGCTGGGATTGGAGCTCCCCAATTGTTCCATGACAGGATGCAGAAGGAACTAGCGGTCCATGAATGCCTATAGCCATGTTGCGGACCTGCTCATTTAATTCTGACTTTGGGGATCGAAAGTGGACAATGGAAGATTGGTCGGCTCCCGCAGTGACGGTGTAGCTGTAGGAACCTTGAATGGGAACAGGATGTACGGGCTCGCCGAACAAAGAAGCAGCGAGGTCATCACATTGTTTGCGGGTGACTTGGGGGTGTTCATTGAAGAAGTCGTTGATTGCGCCGTCAAGAGTGTAGATGGCGAGCATGTTTGCGACGTGTGTATGTAAGAGGTGCCTTGCTTATGAGATGTGAGAGATGTAACGGTGCTTCAGCAAATCTTGATACGTACCTGGGCATCTGTATATATTGTACTAGAGACAGAGAGATTTCCGTGATGGCGACCGTCGTGGCATGATGGTCGTTGTTCGGTGGTCATGATTTGAGACATTGTTGGTGATACTCTGGGCTGTTGGTCGCTTTGGCCTCCATTCGGCAATTGCCTGGGTTGGACCTGCACCAGCGGTTGATGCTTAAGACCATACCAATTTGTTAAGATGCTCAATAATTTAGGTACGATTACTACTCATAATaatatattaatagtaattCGCAGGTGTTTATATGGGTGGCTTTCAGCTTGGAATCTATCGTGGTAGGTCTAGCTGGCCGCAGCAATAGTCGCGTCCAAGTGCTTTGCTAACGTTTTGTGGTTTGGCCAATATGCCACAACTGATCATGTCTGTGGAATGACTTCAACATAATCAGCATCTACAACAATCTCCCTTTCTTAGCAGCACTGTAAATATCAATTTTTGGGTTCAACAGTGGCCGCACTAAACTATGAAGAATCGCCATCGATATATGAAGTGAAATGAAACTCGGGTAGTTGACCCGATTGGCTGTGCCAACATTTGGAGTCTGGGACCATCAGATGCTCCAGGGCGAAAATGTAGGCAGGACTTACGTAGTGCTCCACGACGACAGTGAACTTTCACTCAGTCATCCCCACCAAAAAAGGTGACGCCTCGGGCAATAAGTCAAAGTCGAGCATGGTTGGGCTGTTCAAGCTGAGGAGACCACCAATCGCCACTTCGACCCTCCCTCCCTCACAACTCTGTTCCTCACAACGCGACGTCATCCATTAAACATAGTTGTTTGGTGGCACGCGGCACTCGTTTCATACATAAGGAGCTTAATGCGCACCTTCGAACTGTTTTCTCCTTCGTCTGTTTCCACATAAATAGAGCATAAAAGTCCTGCGTCATCTATTGAAACCTACAACCGACTTCACTTTCGCATATCAACTTCGACTACATacacaaaccaccatcatggacaaggtcaaggaagCAGTCAAAAAGGCCACATCGAGCTCCGAGAGCGTATGTTACTCGCCATGATGCGTCAGAAAATAGCCCTGACCTACGCATCATCCGTCATCAGAGGAATACCCCGTGCTAACTAGACCATAGGAGAAACAATTCACCACCCAGCCCATTGAACATGGCGTTGACCCCAAGATGGCTCCGCATCAAGCTCACCCTGGCCCGGCCATGACCAAGGATATGCCAGCGGAGGCGGGAACCAAGGAGGAGCGCCAGGCTAGAAAGGAGGAACTGAACAAATAAAGGAGAGATAATATAAATGCATAAGAGTATGAAGCAATGAGATTGACGATTTACACTATAAAAGGCTCTTTAACGAATCTCGAACCGTGACCCCAATCAGGTCGTGACACCCACCCATGTCTTgccatgtcttgtcttgtcttgtcttgccttgccttgccttgtccatgtcttgtctggtttcTGGAATGACGGACGGTCCACTATTCCACATTCCGCCGGGGCCCTGGTAGCTGTTActgctgatgctgccgcTACCTGCAACTAGCCAAGTGACAGATCCCCGTCTCCACGCCCTGGCCTGACTGTGCGATGACGCCAGTGCTTTGGTGTCGCTGAGTCCCGTTGACGTGGCTGTGTCGGATCGAATATCCTTCACAGCCATTAGtagagcagtctggtcaggCCTGTCAATTTGGTGGCTGAAGCGCCGCTGTCGGTGCCATCAGATTCTGGAAGGTGAGCGAACGACAGCAAACACGCAGACAATGGCGTGTTGATTCTGAGCCCAAGTGGTCCGTATTCCGTGGTGGCCCTCTCTGGTGTCCAGCCATCCCGAGTGAGaatccaacattgaacgtcAATTTCGGTGGACCTCAGCTCCGAGTCTCCAGTACAGCCAAAAGTCACCAAGCCATTCAGCCTATCGTACTTGGTACCTCTCCCAAACCTCCAGACCCGACCGTCTTCACCTCAATCACCGACCAACACTTTCATCCCGCGACAATCAATTTCTGCTCAAGTCTGGCCCATCTCACAAGGCGTCTCGCAACAATCTCCTGCTAGCCGTCAAAGGTGGTCGTGACATCCAATCTAAACGGCTGCCTCCACCAGGCCGCCAAGTCgcacccaagccaagcccagcccagccaagcaGCCCGCACTGGCTCTCCGCCTGGCCGTCTTGTGCTTGACGCCGACCGACCATCcatccgcatccgcatcttccccaaccacaaccacaacccgCCCCGGACGACTAGAGCCACCGATTCAACCTCCATTCCACGTGTACAGAGTAATTTCGTACATGAGTCCTCGTCGTTTTCTCTCCTTTATTCCCGCAATAACCTTGAACCGCCCTTTGCTGTCCGCTTGAGCTTCGACACAGGAGCGCATCCGCCCCTCCCAACGTCATGCCGTCGATActcaacgacgacgacaaggacaCCGTCAAGCGGTTCGTCCCCAAGCAGTCCAACAAGATCCAGGCTGTTGCCGTCGCTAGGCTCTACGTCGCATATCCGAACCGATCAAAATGGACCTACACGGGCCTACAGGGAGCCATCGTGCTGGCCAACGACACTGTTGGGAACACCTtttggttgaagatggtggaCATTTCGGTATGTTGTCAATTATGCCTTGTCACTAAACAGCTGTGCTCGCAAGTAACCGTTCCAATACGAATATGACACTAATGAGGACTCGCTTGCAACAGCCCACCAACCGAGGCGTCATTTGGGACCAGGAAATCTTCGACATCTGGAATTACAACCAAGACCGCACCTTCTTTCATACCTTTGAGCTGGAAGACTGCGTGGCTGGGTTAAGCTTCGTCGACGAAAAGGAAGCCAAAcaattcaagaagaagatggatgagcGAGAAAAGAATGCCAACCGAGCTACAAAGGCGACGCCCTTCGGGGGAGGCTCTCAACCCGTCCATAAGCACAGCTTGTTGGGAGGTTTATTTGGACACCGTCACTCCTCTGCACCATCGCCCACCGAATCGACGAGACCCAACATACCGCCGCCCTCGTTTCACCACTCACCGACGTCCTCGCAAAGTATGAATGGGAGCTTTGGAAGCCTTGCGCCGTCACAATTTGCCTTGCTGGATGCGTTTGACCCGCTGTGGAGAGAGCATTTCGGCCAGGACCTTACCGATAAAGGTCTCACGGATGACTTCATCAAGGATAACCAGGAGTTTATTGTCGATTTCTTGCGAGAGGAACAGGCCAAATTGAACAACCCCTCCCCACCtccgccacctcctcccACGAATGGAGGTGATTCGAGAAATGTTcgagcaccaccaccgcctcctcctccagcaggAGGcgtctcatcatcgtcgtcgtcaacgaAACGAGGAgcacctcctccgcctcctgcTCCCAGACGATCTGGCAAACCTGATGGGTCGGGAAGAGACGCAAgtcctccgcctccgccatctcctcctcgccccAAGTTCAACGCACCTCCGGCGCTGCCAGACGCCGGTAAATTCGCCCACATTGAGCAGACGAGGCGGAAACCAATCTCAACGCCGGCAGCCTCAGCACCCggccctcctccgcctccccGACCGGCCAAGACACCCATCGAACCCGAAAACACTAGCCACAAGTTCTCCGTCCCTCCGTCCTTCTCTGGCCAgcgtcttcctcctccgacCCCCAGCCGCGGACCtgtaccaccaccacctcctcctcgagcAAACGACTCTCActctgctcctccagctcccCCTCCATTGCCTCCTAAAGTACCAGCCAGCAGTGCTCCTCCGCCTCTCCCACCGTCGAGTTCACGACCCgtccctcctcctcccgctGCGGCCAGCAttccgccgcctccaccGCCGTTACCAGCATCCAAcgctcctccacctccaccgcTACCTTCATCAAGtgctcctccacctcccCCGTTGCCCTCATCGAatg
Protein-coding sequences here:
- a CDS encoding DNA repair protein RAD1 (similar to Neosartorya fischeri NRRL 181 XP_001257441.1); protein product: MSGSNGAQPVKLSLPLEYQQHLFQELRTEDELVVLARGLGLMRLVTNLLHSYDAAGNNLIVIVGAEDRENGWIGEALAEHAAISAAPKARGLTVVNTDFQSVGAREKMYAGGGIFSITSRILVVDLLTGLLDPESITGMVVLHADRVIATALEAFILRVYRQKNKIGFLKAFADNPDPFTTGFSPLSTMMRNLFLKKASLWPRFHVTVAQSLEGKKKAEVIELEVPMTDSMKDIQNAIMECVEVSIHELKKGNSGLEMDDWNLDSALMKNFDVMVRRQLDPNWHRVSWKTKQIVNDLTVLRGLLTSVLAYDAVSFLQHLDTIHAAHSPPPGSTRQNQSPWLFLDAAQTIFDTARRRVYSASAKSISQSGDNIDSLRPVLEELPKWALLAEVLEEIDRDLYFEPPARDDSNGTILIMCSNTDTCRQLRDYLQTMHVKPRVTQPKPAVKDDDAEEEDAHKPSAAFMLRRRLRSYLTWKRQFAQVSATLFSENQKALNSAADSRPGHGGMGRGKPPTNKRRRVRGGGNIGVSAGRTETGIIAQYFEKPGEVADLMAEVQITEEEAQQKDDIIADPLDDMDDYYQLYEMQDLIVVHAYDGDQDEHVLEEVKPRYIIMYEPDASFIRRVEVYRSSHNDRNVRVYFMYYGGSVEEQRYLSSVRREKDAFTKLIKERASMSLVITVDPHGIEDPQEAFLRTVNTRIAGGGRLAATAQPPRVVVDVREFRSSLPSLLHGRSIIIVPCMLTVGDYILSPNICVERKSISDLISSFKDGRLYTQAETMFQHYKSPMLLIEFDQNKSFTLEPFADLSGSLSSVAPTNVSSDLQSKLVLLTLAFPKLRIIWSSSPFQTAEIFESLKAQEDEPDPIAAVQAGLDKDMKAEEQAFNQEPQEMLAIVPGITPKNIKNIVLETENIKEVANMSVKELEPMVGNVAGKAIHGFFNRNVMDEDE
- a CDS encoding kinase-like protein (similar to Metarhizium robertsii ARSEF 23 XP_007820039.1), translated to MLAIYTLDGAINDFFNEHPQVTRKQCDDLAASLFGEPVHPVPIQGSYSYTVTAGADQSSIVHFRSPKSELNEQVRNMAIGIHGPLVPSASCHGTIGELQSQLFVYALNKIPGRVYIEAQSQYQVAVGPTSESSPQHANTVADLARYYARSWNKRQTLSTDTLQAIHNNYQQKFQLLSENLPPRFTRNLRYVINGLPLLFTEKYPLVLNHGEISALKILTDPPTGHITGIVGWSEAKVLPFGMDLWGLENVLGYMNSTGWHYHSNHLALRDLFWETFRKEAIDVGSNIDVIDIARMAGIFLRYGLRKLSGAGETVVLGAEHTAFRYIEAFCADEE
- a CDS encoding EVH1 protein (similar to Metarhizium robertsii ARSEF 23 XP_007820037.1) — its product is MPSILNDDDKDTVKRFVPKQSNKIQAVAVARLYVAYPNRSKWTYTGLQGAIVLANDTVGNTFWLKMVDISPTNRGVIWDQEIFDIWNYNQDRTFFHTFELEDCVAGLSFVDEKEAKQFKKKMDEREKNANRATKATPFGGGSQPVHKHSLLGGLFGHRHSSAPSPTESTRPNIPPPSFHHSPTSSQSMNGSFGSLAPSQFALLDAFDPLWREHFGQDLTDKGLTDDFIKDNQEFIVDFLREEQAKLNNPSPPPPPPPTNGGDSRNVRAPPPPPPPAGGVSSSSSSTKRGAPPPPPAPRRSGKPDGSGRDASPPPPPSPPRPKFNAPPALPDAGKFAHIEQTRRKPISTPAASAPGPPPPPRPAKTPIEPENTSHKFSVPPSFSGQRLPPPTPSRGPVPPPPPPRANDSHSAPPAPPPLPPKVPASSAPPPLPPSSSRPVPPPPAAASIPPPPPPLPASNAPPPPPLPSSSAPPPPPGAPPPPPPPPPNRDSGYSSGVPAPPAGADKGRAAMLGDIQKAGGIGALKKVDRTQIRDRSAAQVGGGDSGSAGPPAGAVPAGGGGGMADALAAALKKRKDKVGKSDDEGDDDDWD